From a single bacterium genomic region:
- a CDS encoding FG-GAP-like repeat-containing protein — MTLLIPSHQATWGDYDRDGWVDLLIANTAEDRANILYHNNGDGTFSDVTFAAGISGPAYTRAAIWGDYNNDSWPDIYVHDIQESVLYTNSCGGLFWHANQPSALDGFNDGLACAWRDIDNNGFLDLTLGARDASMRLLINQNGLFDLDHSFFPGTIPRNNRGSTYFDIDNDGYPDLYSKEHYGKEYLFKISSGTRFIDITDEAGFTSGSNGGNAVCADMDNNGDMDLVAAQFDPHRLFYYENVLEVINPSSHWLDVELTGTQSNRSGIGTRVIVFAGGSLQMQEKTCSESGITQSTPRLHFGLKDYTNVDSLILYWPSGIRQKVGATGANQIVTILEDGPNVGVEYSRNQNSSPEAFTLRNFPNPFNPTTRIKYTLPSKSYVSLKIFNLKGELKRTLVEGEVGPGDQSVQWDGSDESGRMVPAGIYLCQLKSESSIKSIRMLFLK; from the coding sequence GTGACACTACTTATCCCCTCTCACCAGGCGACCTGGGGGGATTACGACCGGGACGGCTGGGTCGATCTGCTGATCGCGAATACCGCGGAAGATCGCGCGAACATCCTTTATCATAACAATGGGGATGGTACCTTCAGCGATGTGACGTTTGCCGCAGGCATCAGCGGACCCGCTTACACGAGAGCGGCCATTTGGGGGGACTATAATAATGATTCCTGGCCCGATATCTATGTCCATGACATCCAAGAATCTGTATTATATACCAACAGCTGCGGCGGTCTCTTCTGGCATGCCAACCAGCCTTCAGCTTTGGATGGATTCAACGATGGTCTGGCTTGCGCCTGGCGCGATATCGATAATAACGGATTTCTGGATTTGACGCTCGGGGCGAGGGATGCCTCCATGCGTCTCCTGATCAACCAAAACGGCCTTTTTGATCTCGACCATAGTTTTTTTCCTGGGACTATTCCGCGGAACAACCGCGGCTCCACCTATTTCGATATCGACAACGACGGCTACCCGGATCTGTACAGTAAAGAACACTATGGCAAGGAATATCTTTTTAAAATCAGCAGCGGTACCAGGTTCATTGACATTACCGATGAGGCCGGATTTACTTCTGGAAGCAATGGCGGCAACGCCGTGTGCGCGGATATGGATAACAACGGCGACATGGATCTGGTTGCCGCGCAATTTGACCCCCATCGATTGTTTTATTACGAGAATGTCCTGGAGGTCATCAATCCTTCCAGTCATTGGCTGGATGTTGAATTGACCGGCACGCAAAGCAACCGGTCCGGTATCGGCACCAGAGTGATCGTGTTTGCCGGTGGTTCCCTGCAAATGCAGGAAAAAACCTGCAGTGAGAGTGGCATTACGCAAAGCACGCCTAGGCTGCACTTCGGTCTGAAGGACTATACCAACGTCGACAGCCTCATTCTCTATTGGCCTTCCGGCATCCGGCAAAAGGTCGGAGCCACGGGCGCAAACCAGATTGTGACTATCCTCGAAGATGGGCCGAATGTCGGTGTGGAATATAGCCGGAATCAGAATTCCAGTCCGGAGGCATTTACGCTGCGAAATTTCCCCAATCCGTTCAATCCGACCACCCGTATTAAATATACCCTTCCGTCAAAAAGTTATGTGTCATTAAAAATATTCAATTTGAAGGGAGAGTTGAAAAGGACTCTGGTGGAAGGTGAGGTGGGACCTGGTGACCAATCCGTGCAATGGGACGGATCGGACGAATCAGGGAGAATGGTACCCGCAGGAATTTACCTTTGCCAATTGAAAAGTGAATCATCTATTAAATCTATCCGAATGCTATTTCTTAAATAA
- a CDS encoding TolC family protein — translation MKKTMVLSCAVTLMVLSAAHGQKTLTLAESVRLALEKNSDIRNSRLEIAAADQARAAALTRYFPDISAGWLYFDASKALFELRTPGGNLPVYDGNPVNLLHPTQYAYFPSSTTSMLQKGEIGYLDILLPLYTGGRIVNGNRLAALGKAAVEDKSELTRDEVVLSTSEQYFRMLSLDEKRATLKHYEALLDNLQLQVETAYASGLVMRNDLLKVKLKRSEVQLNQSRLEHGRKLAAMSLCQYIGIAYDSTLSFQDQWPAVEAPDPLFIDPHQALRGRNEYRLLEKSLRAEKLQTRMKRGALLPQVGIGARTMAIHLDQSGRRTLGIFFGSLSIPISDWIGGMAELEERRLREKIAENTMENQTGLLLLQLEKAWQDLADAYQQVLLAEESRLQTGENLKVNETSYQNGLTTLSDLLEAQALQQQALDQLTETKADYRIKKCRYLQMTGRSGETY, via the coding sequence ATGAAGAAAACGATGGTTCTTTCCTGCGCCGTCACGCTGATGGTTTTGAGCGCGGCCCACGGCCAGAAGACTCTCACCCTCGCCGAGAGTGTCCGCCTAGCCCTGGAAAAAAACAGCGACATCCGAAACAGCCGGTTGGAGATCGCAGCCGCCGACCAGGCCCGCGCTGCCGCCCTGACGCGCTACTTTCCCGATATCAGCGCCGGATGGCTCTATTTTGACGCCAGCAAGGCCCTGTTCGAGCTCCGCACCCCCGGCGGCAATCTCCCGGTCTACGACGGCAATCCCGTCAACCTCCTGCATCCCACCCAGTATGCCTACTTTCCCAGCAGCACCACCAGCATGCTGCAAAAGGGAGAGATCGGATATCTCGATATCCTGCTGCCCCTGTACACCGGCGGGCGGATCGTCAACGGCAACCGTCTGGCGGCGCTGGGCAAGGCCGCCGTCGAGGACAAAAGCGAACTGACCCGGGATGAGGTCGTGCTCTCCACCAGCGAACAATATTTTCGCATGCTTTCGCTCGACGAGAAGCGCGCGACCCTGAAGCACTACGAAGCCCTGCTCGATAACCTGCAGCTGCAGGTCGAGACCGCCTATGCCTCGGGCTTGGTGATGCGCAACGACCTGCTCAAGGTCAAGCTCAAACGCAGCGAGGTGCAGCTCAACCAATCCCGGCTGGAGCACGGCCGCAAGCTCGCCGCCATGTCGCTTTGCCAGTACATCGGCATCGCCTATGATTCGACGCTCTCGTTCCAGGATCAATGGCCGGCCGTAGAGGCCCCGGATCCCCTCTTCATCGATCCGCATCAGGCGCTCAGAGGGCGGAATGAATACCGTCTCCTCGAAAAATCGCTCCGGGCGGAAAAACTGCAAACGCGGATGAAGAGAGGCGCGCTGCTGCCGCAGGTGGGGATCGGCGCACGAACGATGGCCATCCATCTGGACCAGAGCGGCCGGCGGACGTTGGGCATTTTTTTCGGCTCCCTGTCGATCCCGATCTCGGACTGGATTGGCGGAATGGCCGAGCTGGAGGAGCGCCGTCTGCGCGAAAAGATCGCCGAAAATACCATGGAGAATCAGACCGGGTTACTGCTGCTGCAGTTGGAAAAGGCCTGGCAGGATCTGGCCGATGCGTATCAGCAGGTACTGCTGGCTGAAGAATCCCGGCTGCAGACCGGGGAAAACCTCAAGGTCAATGAGACCAGCTATCAGAACGGCCTGACCACGCTCTCCGACCTGCTCGAGGCGCAGGCCCTGCAGCAGCAGGCGCTCGATCAGCTGACCGAGACCAAGGCCGATTACCGGATCAAAAAATGCCGGTATCTGCAAATGACCGGGAGGTCCGGCGAAACCTATTGA